CAGTTATTGACAGCCATCAGGTGGGACACCAGAACAAAGGGGTAGGTGAGCATACTTGCGAAGAACTGGAAGGcagaagaacacacacacacgcacacacacacacacacgcacgcacccacacccacacacacacaaattactcTCTGCATATGCTACAGGTATGTTCTGCAATGTGTGTTACACTCACCCCAGTCAACGCCTGGGAACAGTTCCTGATCTCTCCTGTGTGACTCAtctggaaaacacaacaactgGGTGACGACTTGAAGAACCACCTCAGTTGGTGGCAGCCATGGCAGCTCCATGTGGAACCGGCACGGCTGCTCTCAGTACAACACTGCCCTCCATTGGATGTGCAtcaacaaactgttttcttgCTCATGTTTGTTCAGAGAGCTAAGTGACCAACTAGCTACTAAAATCTGAACAGGTTTTATGAAGCTCTCCAAATCCAAGATTAGAGCTCAGATGTTTGGATTATAGAGACAGAGAGGCCTGCAGGACTACAGCTCTGTTCAAACTAAACCAACCGTAGGATCCTAGCTTGTAATCAGGCCCTTCGGTGGCCTTGACCTCTCCAATAGCAGTAAACGCAGCATGTGATTCTGTAGATAATGTGCCAATGCGATGCAGAGCAGCCTACCGAGTCATTGATGGTGTAAGTGTTGATGACATGAGCCAGGAGGTTGCAGATCCATAAGGACAAGACGTCAGCCAGCAGGCGAGGGACCAGACCACTGAGGACACATTCAATGTACATTTCAACTGAAATTACATTTACACAGTCTCAAAGCACATATTAAATTGAACAAATGGAGCTATTCAAAGTAAACGCTCATCAAACTTGCTCAAGTATACATATGAGCGGAGTTAGTTCTGTAACGATCCACTAAAGTACTGGTTCGGTCCACTTCAATCAGgtgaaacagacagaaagtgGATTCTAATGATGGATTCTACAACAATAAAGCCAATTCAACGTCTGTTTAAAGATTGACGACTCAATTCCTGTGTGTTCTGACTGAATTTTTGAGACaatacactttttttaattccaacttcattattgtttttttaaaagattttcaaaagtgGATATTGTACAAGACATCTATTCCATCTTtaagttttaatgtaaaaaactGGTTTTCTGACAGGGGATGAAGGACATTTGAAGGACACAAGGAGGAACGAGGGTGCGAGTATTTGAACAGGGCCACTGTGCAGGGCTGTACCGTTTTACCTCTGACCTGGTCAAAGGTCAACTACAGGTCAGGTTATTGATTGATTACAGCACTGTTAGTGCAGCACTGCAAAAATTAGTTTGGATGTAAAAATTGGTATCTTGAATAATATTGTTTAAGTATAGACGATCTAAACATGAATTATTCTGACAACCCTACCAAGAAGTGATCATATCATGAGAAGCTGATTGTACATTCTAACCGAAACTCAATGtaaagcagataaaaacagatttcatgTCCCACATCAGGTGGAACTGGTGCTGAAACAACCATAACTTCATATTTTGATCACTTTTTCAAGCCAATCTATTCACAATGACAGATTGTGAACAGTTAGGATTACTCACAACCAGAACTAGATTGTGTTATGATATTCATCTCAAAATCTGCCTGCGGAGATGAATatgcagaaaacatgttgaCAGTGTGGTTGGGAGGAGGGCGGGGGTCACTGAGACCACcaggttatttttcttccattcctGGCTATCCAGAAAGAGTTTGCATTCCACTTTTAAATGAACTCTAGTGTTGGTATGAGTACAGTGTGTTCAGTGAGATAAAAGACCTCTGCATTAAGGATTGGTCAACTATTAGAGGGTTTACCAAACAATGTAAAACTTACGCAAAGAAGCCCCAAATGCCTTCTTCTCTGTAGATTGTAACAATGGAGTCAAGCATGCCACTGAAACCAGAAGGAACACATGATCATGGAGAAACATCTCCTTATTATGACTGTTTCCGTCTGAAAAATCTGCCATTACCTGTATTTTGTCTCTCTCCCAATGAACTGAACCATACACCTCAGAGTGATCACTAGAAGAAAGGGCCAGTCAGGTCAGCTCAACATGCAGACTAGTCCTCCATCTTATGGGCATTAAGCTGGTTCCAGCAGAGAAACGGGACCTACCGTGAAACGGGTGTGTGACGATGGTGGCACACGATCGAGCAATCATCTCTCTGGTAGTCTGTGGACAATTCAGGGCAAAAACTCAAGGCTAATCACTGGAGAACTTCACTACAGTAAATATTGCTActgtaaattatttcacaaagaatacttttaaaaaaattcaatctACAACTAGAACATCACTTTGCAGAAGCTAATGGAGAGTCTGAACTCCCAGACGTCAGTCAACAAAATGTTCAGAGAGGTTCAACCAAACACACTGCCTCAGCTGGTAACACGCAGCGATAATCAGGCCAAGATAATCTAACATGTTGAATATGAAAATTTTAGATCAAAGTGGTCCTGATGTTCCACAGACTGGACCAGATCAGTcttaacacaccacacactgcaggattATTGGTCACCATTACCTTAAGCCATAATCTTAGAATGCCAAACATTTTAAGATTGTCGGAATGGGGAAATCGGGACAATACAAATTCTGCAGTGTCAACTAGGCTTTAGTAACTCTGCTGAACTAAAACCCAACAGGTACAATCAGCAGCTCCACCCAGAGGGAATGAAGCAAGTATGGACAGTGACAGTTAGAGGGGTGTCCTTTAACTGCCTGATGGTAAATGAGTGAATCGCTGCTGCTGGTCAGCAGTCAATCTGACCATATTTTGACCATCAATGTGGGAAACTATGAACTGGACtataattaaaactaaacttaGCCAGTTAAATGAAGTACTTGGACAGAACAATCTGAGTCTTACCTcttcagcaacatttttcagagCGTTCTCATCTGCTTCCGGCTTGCTCCCTGGAAGCTGCATGTcacgcacacattcacacacacaaacacaacccaCCAAGCATTATTGTTACGTATTCATATGCAGGGAAGAATACGTAATGACATATGGTCAGCAACAAGTGCTAACATCCAGGTAAAGCACATGTTCTACTGGGATTCATGCATATTAGAAgcactttgaaactggtttatCACCACTGTGACCTCTACTCACAGCATGGATGTGTCTGGGAACGCAACATTAATTCAATGACATCTCATTTATCCCAGAGGGAAATGTCAAaactcatatcatccaagtatcttcaaagagtggttgtggatggtgatgctgtgggctgaAGGATTTGATGAAGTCTTttactgaagactgttgctctATTTTAGTCTCATGATTTTCATGTCATGTAGCATGATATGAAAATCATTGACAATCATTGACATTGTCAACAGAGTTGATGTTAAATAGAAACATGTCCGGGATGATGCCATTAGTTGCCTTCTTTTCACCTCCTCTGGGGGTGGGGTCAGAGTTCAGgtataattttaacttttgagctgttaatcagctgctcccagttgtaCAACCCATATCTCATTGTCATGGTTACACATCTTAATAACAGCCTGAAACCAGAAGTCAGAACAGAAATCCTTCCAGCTGTACAGCATGAGTAACCAGAGGGAATAACTGTCCAAACATTCAATGGTGCCACCAGACACATAAGAACAAAGGTCATAGAGCTGCTCCAACATGTTGCCATCATCAGAGCCATAAATTCTAGaatgaatattattattattgcttcaTAATAATCAACACTGCAGGTCAACTTATAAGtctttgattaatttaaagCTAGACAGTAAAAGCTACTCACCTGAGGTGAGCTCTTTTCCTGACATAtctagaagaagaagaaatgtcatTAACAACACtaaagattaaaaattataGCTTTTTCCAATCTAGTAAAGTGTGGCCTCAGTCATTTCAGCAGGGAATGAAAGATGAGTGACAGAAAAGGCAGAATTGCTGTTAGGtctgtcgcaataaatcaagtaatcacataataaaataaaactagctcaataatttccatttgcataatttattgtttctcttttctctcttaatttctaccaaaaactggataacAAAAGTATTCAGTCTGGTGTtgtggtctcaactagcccttttcttgaaaaataattttgtttccaaAGACCTTATGacttactttatttttcagttgctttgtttattaattttggatatttaacatGTCTTCCAGTGCTAAGTGtccatttgaatttaaagtttattgatctttgaaaatgtgttcttgcacTATTTTGCAGTCACAATTatagaatttaaaaatgctCTCAAAATAACTGTATTCTTTATCGCattaacttctgggacaatttatcagcAAAATTTAGTGACTATTTTATGGTGACAGGCTGCAGTTTAAGGTTTAGATGACCAGAATGAGTTTTACTGTGCAGCTGAAATCTTCAGGCTTACCTGCCGAACTGTGCTGTGAACAACGGTGCCTATGGCTCCGGCACACAGCCTGGGAGCAAGTCCATTGTAGAGTCCAGCCTTCCCATCTATCTTAATAATGTGCTTAGCTGCAACATAGAGAAAATGACATTATAATAGAATAGAAAACACATCAGACAGGTGCAGAAACCataatgtgaaaacatgaacacgactgagctttaaaaagtatgaaatgtaaactttaataaataaacagaaaatctaatttctgaTAATTTTAGTAAGCTATAGTCCTGCTGCGCTTAGTACAGGACCACATCTATTACTCGATATGTTTAGGGAAGTAATTATGGATATAAGTCAGTTAACTGGTCTCTTCAGCCTCTTCAGTAAAGCAGTGGTCATCTTAGAggtgtgtttggggtcattaTCATGCTGGAATGCTGCCCTGTGAACCAGCTTCCTGAGGCACAGGATCAGGCTCTGCTACAGTATTTCACAGTACAGATTGTAATTCCCCAACAGCTGCTGCACTCATGCAGCCCCAGACCATGGGATtcccaccaccatgcttgactgTAGGCATCACACACTTATCTTTGTATTCCTCACCTGACTGCCACCACACATGCTAGAGGCAGTCTGAGCCAAACAAATTAATCTTGGTCTCATCAGACCATAGGACAGGGTTCCAGTAATTCATGTCCTTTGTTGACATGTCTTCAGCAAACTGTTTGCAGGCTTTCTTGTGCATAGACTTCAGAAGACAGCCATGGGGTGACAGCCATGCAGACTAATTTGATGTAGTGTGCAGCGTATGGTCTGAGCACTGACGGGCTGACCCTCCACCTCTTTAATCTCTGCAGCAATGCCGACAGCACTCCTGTGCCTATCTTTCAAACACAGCATTTGGATGTGATGTGCACTGCGCTTCTTTGGACAACCAACGCAAAGTTTATTCTGACTGGACCCTGCTCTTTTAAAACGCTAGTGATCTTGACCACTGTGCTGCAGCTCAGTTTCAGAGTGTTGGCAACCCTCTTGTAGCCTTGGCCATCTTCATGTAGCACAACAATTCGTCTTTTAAAATCCTCAGAGTGTTCTTTGCCATGAGGAACTTTCAGTGACCAGTATAAAAAGTGTGACAGCTGTACTACAAAACTGGACAATCTGCTCCCTATGCACATTTTAAACCTAGTAACATTAACGAGTCACATGATATTTTGGAGGGAAAATGACAAGCAGTGCTCAGTTTGGACATTTAGGGGTATACTCACTTTTGCTTCTGGTGGTTTAGACATTAATATATAGAAGTATTTTGAGGGAAGAATAAATTTACACTGTTATATAAGCTGCACAGtctactttttattgtgtcaaagTGTCATTTTTTCAATGTTGTTCCATGAAAAGATATACTTAAAAGTCTGCAGGAATGTCAGGGGTGTACACTAGCACTCACCGGCTTGTAATAAGCATAAACATACATGATTATATAATTATACTGATAAGTCTTCAGAGCAACTGTAATAAAGGTGAAAGGGAGTAGACATGCTTACCATAAGCAAACAAACCCGGAAGTTGTTGGACCTGTCGGCCGAACAAGTTTCTGCCCAGAGTGGGAGGCAGCGGCTCATGTCCAACCTGCGGACGGGAAGTAGACTGTGATTAGCTGGTACACACTTCCTTCTTTTAGTCTCCCAACCTGTTGacatgttgcttcaatattacGTTGAAGCAACAAAAACACTAGGACCTTGTGAGGTTGCTTCGGTTCTTCCTCACTGAATCCATCTCTGGTTAGTTGACAGACATGTCCCTGCTGGGGGACAGCAGGACAACACGACGGCCAGGTTAGCTATCAAAGCTAGTTCTCCAGTGTTCGCAGGTTTGTTCTAAAACAAACGGTCCTACCGACCGTTCACTCGTTTGTCTGTCCCTCCCTTCCCTCAGAACCAAAACGAAGCAGAGGAACTCCGAAACCGACCCACGGTCTCCGGGGTTCCGCAGAGAACAACGAGTTTGACAACAGAAGGTCACGCGGACACCACAGGAGCAGAGCTGGAGCTTCTCCTGGACACCTTCCATCATGTTAGTTTCAGGCATaaccaacagtttttttttttattaaatcctcACAGATCAGCTTTTACACAACGAAGCTCATTTCCAACTGCAGAAGACATATTTAGCTGCGTTATTAGATCGAGGAGCTGGCTCGCTCTTCGGATCGCCAGCCTCTGACGCGGAGCTTCTACTGAAAGACCATGTTGGACCGACAACTGGACATGTCCCACTTACCTGGATGAGGACTTTTATGTACATCACAGGGTGAGACAGGACGGTGAGCCCTGATCCCAGCAGGACTTGTCCGCATGCATCCGCCATTTTTGAATAGACGGGATACTCTCTTCTTACTTTTGGAACACCAGTGGCAATTATTTTATGGAAGAAAATTGTTACCGCCATCTAGTGTTTAGAAGTGGCAGGACGCCCTGCAGTGGGAGGAGAAGGCCTTCTCTCTGGGCTTCGAGACAGAAATTGCTTCACAAATATGAATGTAAAAGTTAAGGCGATGGGATGTGTATTGCTTTACATGTTTCAGAATTAtgtattaaagtaaataaaataataaatagtgaAACAAAGTTGAAATGCTAACCTTGTTGCATTATAAAGCCCTCCAACAGATAGAGAAAGTAAGAGCACTCAAATATTCAGAGTAAAGTTTGTCATTAACCATATACATATCAGATAGTAGATTACACATTCTGAtagaaattaattattgtttcaaattcaaaggattcatgtttctgttgtgtttttattgtcccCTGTACCCATTGAAAGGAAATGAAACTGCATGCAGATGATGCATGGGGGTccccacaacaacaacaaaaagtaaacaaataaaaaatatggttGTAAAAGGTTTCTGTggataaaacataatttgaccaaacactttatttttgctgtaaaaccCAAAGTAAACTTCcctaattaaacaaataatctaaagcaaacattgtaaaatgattattttccaATAGTTTACAACACTTTTATTTGATGACACATCTTGCTTGTGAAaagaaagcatttatttaatctttaagCAATATTTTGAGAGTATTCATATTTAGTTAGCAGATTCAATTCCTTAATGGTGTGCTTATACAACAGAAGTTCTTTTAGTATTAGTTCTAATGCAGTTGGATTTCCACTTGGCATAAATGCGTTTTAGAAACAAGCTATTCTACTTTTTCACAGTAGGTGGTGTTCACAAGCAGAGCCTGAACTTGAACGCAACACTTCTTCTGCTTACTGGATTATAGAGAGCATGCAGCATGAATCTACTAAAGAGCctattttaaagatttgatagtcataaaatatattttctaagttaagtaattttttacagaaatagaaacagaaagtcTTCTATTGAACATAACATGTAGTTATACTGAAAATGTCTATGTGGGAAGCTGTTTTCCCTGTTGTCACATGTGGATAAACTTCCTCTGTAACAGTGGATCATGACAAAGGGAAGCAGCACAAAGAAAACTTGACATATGGATTTCAGAAACTTTAGAGCCTGTGAAGTTTTACATTATTGCTTCTTgacattttctacataaaaagaTGGTGGCATTTGGTACAGACATCATGATGGACTGCTTTCTCATACGTGCAACAAGAAAGATTGATTTTGATCAGAATACATGGCCCTGACAGCCCAGACCCAGCTCTGGCCACTTGGTGGGTCaggcaaacaaaaagaaactgataaATCACAGACACATTTGAAGCAagaaagtgttgtttttcttttccaacatGGGTTGTATTTTTGGTAGAGTCTACCTTAATATATGTTTATTCAACCACATGTACCCATGTCTATGTTCAGGTGTTTCCGAAACAAACCCATATTTCTCCATGACTGGACTGAGTGTATTGCAGCAGCTCTTTGTGTGTCTGACcacaaaagaaataataataataataataataataataataataataataataataataataataataataataataataataatactgaaaATTAGCTAATGAATATCAGACACTGCAATTGAAATGTGTTTGAACAGAATAATTGAAAAATGAACTAATGAAAGTCCTGGAGAAAAATTATGAAACCTTAGAAAAGACTAAAGAGAATGTGACTAAATGGACATGTGAAACTGAGGTGTGTCCTATAGTTAGCACCACATATGTCATAAAGCTTCTGTGAGAATGTTCTTTAGTCAAGCATGAGAAAACTGGAGCTTTTTGACACATCTGCTCTTTGGTCATAGGAGTTACCAAGAAAAGAACTCCACTCCTGTTCTGTGAAGTTTGGAGGAGGCTGGGTTATGCCCTGAGGCTGCTTTCCTCCAGAGCGTAAACCATCACATGGTGATGGGCCATGTTATGGTAAACGCCCATTACAACAACTGCAAGGACActtacaacaaaaatatgaatgaaaaatgttttctttttgctactTTAATATTAGAGATATGTTTTCTTCACAAGaatgcttatttaaaaaaataaaaattcctgTCCATACTTTGACAAGTGATCTGTTTGCCCCCTCCCCTCCATGTGAATGTTATAGGTGACTGTAAAACAATGTCATACATGTCTGGTTTTATAATACTTACATATTCAGATATTCTTGTATTCATTGTGACCACTGACCAGATGTCATGTTTCCCCACTTTACTCTGCAGAACAGTTTCTTTACcaagtcttttattttcttcctgctttAGTCCAAATATTACAACCTAAACCATATTCTCTTGCTTTTAACACTGTTTCTTGGAGCATAATGGCAAGTCTGCTGTGGgagcaagtaaaaaaaacaaaaaacaaagtttctatTTTGTAACATTAGCACAAACTTCAACATAAGAGTTTTCAGTTCTATGAGAAAAAGACTAGAACTTATCAAAACCtaagctaaaataattattgatagtGATTATTTAAACTTCTAATCGTACCAAATGTGGCATTCTCACAGATCTGAGTTGAGCTTTCTGATCAGTTCCACCTTGAGGCTTATCACTGACACCATTTCCTATGTTTGATCACCTGTGTTTGTTAGAGTTGCTATGGGCCTCATACTGAAGACAACATTACTGAATCTGATGTTGTATTTTGAGTGAAAGAAATAAGCACAATGAACATTTAGATCGCTTTGActagttttattaatatttgcatGGCATCAAGCTGGAAAGCATCCATTCTTTTGTATTTGTGGTAAAAGCAGTGACAGATCAGTTGTTCTAATTTCTCACTAGGTCAGCATAGAAGCCAATAAAAGCAAGTAGCCTCATCTGTATGTCCGCTACTGGTCCTGTAGGGTTCaagaaaaagatgcaacaaaaaGAGTAGTTATCgccagaatattttaaaagctaagTTCAAGGACACACACAACAGTTTTAAATCATATGGTGTGTGAAACTAGCAACTGTCATCATCTacaccagtgtttcccaaccctggtcctcaaggcacactgccctgcatgttttaggtatttccttgcttcagtgcagctgatttcaattgatgactgattaacaggttgaatcaggcacattaaagcagggaaacctctaaaacatgtaggacagtgtgccttgaggaccagggttgggaaacactgatctacACTACAGTCTCTGCAGTGataaaataagacatttctGTAGGTCAATGCTGATGAAGCAACATACGGTTTTAGCTTGTATATTTTGGAAGTGCAAAAAATATTCCTTCATGTATCATCAGTAAAATATTGTATAGTATTTTTAGAACTGTTTATGTACAGTTATAGTAAAATTTCACATGTTGCCGGTGACTGAGAAtgttatagtatagtatagaaTGTAATGAAACATTGAGCTTACTTTGAACTCTCAGAGGAACTGCATTCCAGATGCAAGTGGTTTTTTCTTAAGAACATTTGAATCTGCAATGAAATAAAAGAGACATCATCAGTAAAGGCTGATAGATTTCTGGTCAAAGAACCCACTGGACTAACTGATCACTCCATAGTTTTAACTTGTAAGATTCAGGCCGAGCGGATCTTTAGGGATTAAAAACGACCTCTGGTATTTTGTACCCTTCGTCGAGGAAAGGTGAAGGCAAGATTTTGGAAGAAATACTCACTGCATTGATAGAGGCGATTCACCCGGAGGATGTCATTCCGACTCATCTGGGTGGCTCTTCCAATCTCTACGTTTGGGTCGGGGATGGGAACAATAGTTGGCTCTCTGTTCCTAGAGAAGGCAAATCTGCCAGAATAGAACCAGAAATTTGATTTCTCTTCTCAGGCACTTTATTGAATCACTTCTTGCTTCCTATTGTGCAGCATAAAGGTTAGAGGTCTAAACTAAAGTGAAGAATGGTGTGGTACTGAGGAGGTTTTGACTTCTTCAGGCAgttggaagacaaaaaaacaaaaacaaaacagaaataaaagaacttAATATTGGATAACTTGATTTCCCTCTTTGAGAAAACAGCCATAAAAATATTCCTACTCTTGCTCTAGCTCTTTGTTTAGACAGTCtggctttctgctgctgctggcaaTGTTTGTAGCACAAGTCTTGAACAGGTTAAGAGAAAGTGTCAGCTGAGTGACAGGCCAAGACCTAGTAGTAGTGAGTGACTACACACACAAGTCACTCACTACTACTACTACCCcctaacattttattcaaaggaaactgaagaaaataaagtcagtCATCAACATGAAACAATagtttaaatgtgttgtttctCAGGATGAATGTACAGAGCAGGCTAGCTCATCATAAACACTGCATACTGACATGCAGACATGTACGGTCATTCAGGGTTCCATGTAGAACTGTGTTCAAATAATTTATGAagattatgtaaaaataatggtACTTcgacaaaaaaacagtttaggAACATCCTCCACTGAAGAATCCCACTCCCCCAAAGGTTTTTGTAGGGCTAAAGTGACATTTAGATCTTATACTTGATTTTACAAAGTTGTCATTTCCCTGAACAAAAAACCCAACCAGCAAGTTAAGACAAGATGAAAACCTTTCAGAGGTTAAGATAATGAATGTAGGCATTACCTTCCATAGTGCATGACAGAGTTATAGTCATAGGGAGTGCCAAGGTTGTTGGTCTGGATTTTCCTGAAGTTATGTTCCTGTCCTGTAGGCGGGGAATATAACTCTGTGATTCCTCTGAATTATATATTTAGACaagttaagtaaaaaaattcttattcCATCTTTAATTGAACATACTCTAACAAGGAGTGTGTACGGCGGCTCACCAGGGATGACGTTCTCCAGAAGGATGCGGACATGGCTGTCCCTGTCGGAGCGGGTTTGCTCATGGTTGAAGCCCAGAGCATGTAGCAGCTCATGCTGGACGATCTGGTGGAAAACACACCCGTTGCGCATCAGCGACACCACCTGACCTCCACCACGACGGCCAACAAAAGACCAGCACCTGGATTGATGCAACATAATTACATCACACCACAAACAATGAAGCTGGCAGATGAAGAGCACTACATTGgatttttgtgtgtggttgttACCCAGAGCGGGACTGGATGTCCACAAAGTCTCTTTCCATTTGCTGGGGCCTGAAGCGGAGGCAAGTAGAGTCATGAAATGATTCCAGGCCTCTGACGATGATGCTTCTTTCTCTTTGAGCTTGGAAAAAATATGACAGGAAACATTACTGCTGTAACTGTAACAATTAACTGTGTGCAAGGATATGTGTTGTTGTGATTACTCTGTATGCTCCCGGGAGCAAGCAGAGGGGCTGTGGATGTGAAGCATCCTATAGTCCTGAAGCAAACACAATCACTGCTGAGCTATGATCAGCTATCAGGAGTTtagat
This genomic interval from Gambusia affinis linkage group LG02, SWU_Gaff_1.0, whole genome shotgun sequence contains the following:
- the LOC122844074 gene encoding hatching enzyme 1.2-like; the protein is MMLLTALLCGLLSTSQPLFVKTDDNAGNNIEDDDFSVSTLLEKANANLGKNLDDPLVMFGDIAVPTGLQNADPCTARGCLWNKDQDGNVYIPYRISNVFSQRERSIIVRGLESFHDSTCLRFRPQQMERDFVDIQSRSGCWSFVGRRGGGQVVSLMRNGCVFHQIVQHELLHALGFNHEQTRSDRDSHVRILLENVIPGQEHNFRKIQTNNLGTPYDYNSVMHYGRFAFSRNREPTIVPIPDPNVEIGRATQMSRNDILRVNRLYQCNSNVLKKKPLASGMQFL
- the mtch2 gene encoding mitochondrial carrier homolog 2; amino-acid sequence: MAVTIFFHKIIATGVPKVRREYPVYSKMADACGQVLLGSGLTVLSHPVMYIKVLIQVGHEPLPPTLGRNLFGRQVQQLPGLFAYAKHIIKIDGKAGLYNGLAPRLCAGAIGTVVHSTVRQICQEKSSPQLPGSKPEADENALKNVAEETTREMIARSCATIVTHPFHVITLRCMVQFIGRETKYSGMLDSIVTIYREEGIWGFFAGLVPRLLADVLSLWICNLLAHVINTYTINDSMSHTGEIRNCSQALTGFFASMLTYPFVLVSHLMAVNNCGLAGGMPPYASVYPTWVDCWKHLSREGNLGRGNSLFFRKFPTGKKYVVDEKRFF